In Triticum urartu cultivar G1812 unplaced genomic scaffold, Tu2.1 TuUngrouped_contig_496, whole genome shotgun sequence, one genomic interval encodes:
- the LOC125528571 gene encoding hornerin-like, producing MEEGKDKNNTTEKGLFSNMMHGYPPHGGYGYPPQGYPPPGVPYPPPGAYPPPPQYGYPQPGGYPPHGGYPPVGYPGYGGGHGGHGYGGGHMGYGGGYGGGGHALGHHHGGHGYGHYGHGGHGYGHHGHGHYHGGHGWGHHGHGYHHHHHHGKHGYGKFKKCNPSRLPGGVAGPNPGPARKSAHTRHASAARRFNAQISPEAKQRGVPSPRSFLPSPSSPPRRTTRFGRGRLERSSLGPHLSSTLRSEVKSYPSIHPPTNNNSRPRDPPGIRCACEPTKVPTPAEPKRVHEPTAPYIKSPSTHRSPNIHGAHGGERHHPSRSASSSSASQNRRSSPLVSSLRAMGGGNDGHGYPPGGQGGYPPAGYPPQQGGYPPQQGGYPPQQGYPPAPGAYPPAPGAYPPAPGAYPPAPGAGGPDGEKGLLSNIMHGVAGAHGGGHGYPSGGHGYPSGGHGYPPQQGYPPQHGYPPQQHGYPPQQHGYPPAGYPGSSGHSGSHGGGGMGMGGMLAGGAAAAAAAYGAHKISHGSHGGGGHMMGGMMGGHGGYGGGYGHHGGKFKHGKHGHGKFKHGKHGMFGGGGKFKKWK from the exons ATGGAAGAAGGGAAAGACAAGAATAACACCACTGAGAAGGGGCTGTTCTCAAACATGATGCATGGGTATCCACCTCATGGAGGATACGGATACCCTCCTCAAGGTTACCCGCCACCGGGGGTCCCCTACCCTCCTCCCGGGGCGTATCCTCCTCCACCACAATATGGGTACCCTCAGCCAGGTGGCTACCCACCTCACGGTGGATATCCCCCCGTCGGCTACCCTG GCTACGGGGGTGGCCATGGAGGACATGGCTACGGCGGCGGGCACATGGGCTATGGAGGCGGCTATGGCGGCGGCGGCCATGCTCTCGGGCACCACCACGGAGGCCACGGCTACGGCCATTATGGTCATGGAGGCCATGGCTACGGACACCACGGTCACGGACACTACCACGGCGGGCACGGCTGGGGGCACCATGGCCATGGAtatcaccaccaccaccaccacggcAAGCATGGTTACGGCAAGTTCAAGAAGTGCAA CCCGTCGCGTCTGCCTGGGGGCGTTGCTGGACCGAATCCAGGCCCAGCCAGAAAAAGCGCCCACACACGCCACGCGTCGGCTGCTCGTCGTTTCAACGCGCAAATATCCCCCGAGGCAAAGCAACGTGGGGTTCCTTCGCCGCGTAGCTTTCTTCCCTCTCCATCCTCGCCCCCACGACGGACGACGCGCTTCGGCCGCGGCCGCCTCGAGCGAAGCAGTCTCGGCCCCCACCTGTCATCGACTCTGCGCAGCGAGGTCAAGTcctatccatccatccatccacccACGAATAATAACTCCAGGCCGCGGGACCCGCCCGGGATTCGGTGCGCCTGCGAGCCGACGAAGGTGCCAACGCCTGCCGAACCGAAGCGCGTACACGAGCCCACCGCCCCCTATATAAAATCCCCCAGCACACACAGGAGCCCAAACATCCACGGAGCGCACGGAGGAGAACGCCATCATCCATCCAGATCGGCCTCTTCTTCTTCAGCTTCGCAGAATCGCAGATCTTCTCCTCTAG TTAGCTCCCTCAGAGCAATGGGAGGAGGCAACGATGGTCATGGGTACCCACCCGGTGGCCAGGGGGGATACCCTCCGGCAGGGTACCCGCCGCAGCAGGGAGGCTACCCGCCGCAGCAGGGAGGTTACCCCCCACAGCAAGGATACCCGCCTGCACCTGGAGCTTACCCACCTGCACCTGGGGCATACCCTCCAGCACCTGGGGCTTACCCTCCTGCACCTGGAGCGGGAGGCCCTGATGGGGAGAAGGGGCTCCTCTCCAACATCATGCACGGCGTTGCTGGTGCTCATGGTGGTGGTCATGGGTACCCGTCTGGTGGTCATGGGTACCCATCTGGTGGCCATGGATACCCTCCACAACAAGGGTACCCTCCTCAGCATGGCTACCCCCCGCAGCAGCATGGCTACCCTCCACAGCAGCATGGCTATCCCCCTGCCGGCTACCCTGGCTCATCCG GTCACAGTGGTAGCCATGGAGGAGGAGGCATGGGCATGGGCGGCATGCTGGCTGGAGGCGCAgcagctgccgccgccgcctacgGAGCACACAAGATCTCTCACGGCAGCCACGGTGGAGGTGGACACATGATGGGAGGCATGATGGGCGGCCATGGAGGCTACGGCGGCGGGTACGGCCACCACGGCGGCAAGTTCAAGCACGGGAAGCACGGGCACGGCAAGTTCAAGCATGGGAAGCACGGCAtgttcggcggcggcggcaagttCAAGAAGTGGAAGTAA
- the LOC125528566 gene encoding UPF0014 membrane protein STAR2-like yields MATSASLLLAQEVDPWAPGFWRDFAIGMLKPLAATVVVAMAVALSFTQRLGVEAEMLYAIARSFLQLSVIGFVLHFIFTQSSALWILLAYLFMVTVAGYTAGRRARQVPRGGYIAGVSILAGTAVTMFLLVVLSVFPFTPRYIIPVAGMMVGNAMTVTGVTMKKLHEDVKTQRSLVETALALGATPRQATVQQVRRSLVIALSPVIDNAKTVGLIALPGAMTGLIMGGASPLEAIQLQIVVMNMLMGASTVSSILSTYLCWPAFFTKAFQIDDSVFAD; encoded by the exons ATGGCGACGTCGGCGTCGCTCCTCCTGGCGCAGGAGGTGGACCCGTGGGCGCCGGGGTTCTGGCGGGACTTCGCGATCGGCATGCTCAAGCCGCTGGCGGCCACGGTGGTGGTGGCCATGGCGGTGGCGCTGAGCTTCACGCAGCGGCTGGGCGTGGAGGCGGAGATGCTCTACGCCATCGCGCGCTCCTTCCTGCAGCTCTCGGTCATCGGCTTCGTGCTCCACTTCATCTTCACCCAGAGCAGCGCGCTCTGGATCCTGCTCGCATACCTCTTCATGGTCACCGTCGCCGGCTACACCGCGGGGCGCCGCGCCCGGCAGGTCCCGCGCGGCGGGTACATCGCCGGCGTGTCCATCCTCGCCGGCACGGCCGTCACCATGTTCCTGCTCGTGGTGCTCAGCGTGTTCCCCTTCACGCCCCGCTACATCATCCCCGTCGCCGGCATGATGGTCGGCAACGCCATGACCGTCACCGGCGTCACCATGAAGAAGCTCCACGAGGACGTCAAGACGCAGCGGAGCCTC GTGGAGACTGCGCTGGCGCTGGGGGCGACGCCGCGGCAGGCGACGGTGCAGCAGGTGCGCCGGTCGCTGGTGATCGCGCTGTCGCCGGTGATCGACAACGCCAAGACGGTGGGGCTGATCGCGCTGCCGGGGGCCATGACGGGGCTCATCATGGGCGGCGCGTCGCCGCTGGAGGCCATCCAGCTGCAGATCGTGGTGATGAACATGCTCATGGGCGCCTCCACCGTCAGCAGCATCCTCTCCACCTACCTCTGCTGGCCGGCATTCTTCACCAAGGCCTTCCAGATCGACGACTCCGTCTTCGCCGACTAG
- the LOC125528568 gene encoding uncharacterized protein LOC125528568 yields the protein MGFIQSTFSLLVGAAGGIYIAQNYDVPNIKNYMQGLMGKAKELDHAYKKPEDGSKSKA from the coding sequence ATGGGCTTCATCCAGAGCACCTTCTCGCTGCTGGTCGGCGCCGCGGGCGGCATCTACATCGCCCAGAACTACGACGTTCCCAACATCAAGAACTACATGCAGGGCCTGATGGGCAAGGCCAAGGAGCTGGACCATGCCTACAAGAAGCCCGAGGACGGCAGCAAGAGCAAGGCTTAG